One region of Azoarcus sp. CIB genomic DNA includes:
- a CDS encoding ABC transporter permease subunit, with translation MRSSVPGSTRIKTLVFPIAELLMMATLLLSCGTVAREKERGTIEQLLLVSPLTPLQILVPKVLAMTLVVLAGSMMSVFAVLGPVFHVLIKGSLTLFFALTALSGFTSSRLEHFIATVPRTLLLGGAVFCVGVWRIRRQFE, from the coding sequence GTGAGGAGCAGTGTGCCTGGTTCAACCCGAATCAAAACTCTGGTTTTTCCCATCGCCGAACTGCTGATGATGGCGACGCTTCTGCTGTCGTGCGGGACGGTTGCGCGCGAGAAGGAACGCGGGACCATCGAGCAGCTGCTGCTGGTTTCGCCGCTCACGCCGCTGCAGATCCTGGTGCCCAAGGTGCTCGCGATGACGCTCGTCGTTCTGGCCGGGTCGATGATGAGCGTCTTCGCCGTCCTCGGGCCCGTCTTTCACGTGCTGATCAAGGGTAGCCTGACGCTGTTCTTTGCGCTGACGGCGTTGTCCGGCTTCACGTCGTCGCGACTGGAGCACTTCATCGCCACCGTGCCTCGGACCCTGCTTCTGGGCGGGGCGGTATTCTGCGTCGGCGTCTGGCGCATCCGGCGGCAATTCGAGTAG